From Quercus robur chromosome 8, dhQueRobu3.1, whole genome shotgun sequence:
GTAATTGGCTGCTTGACACTTTTACatgaatccattttttttttttctctactatTTGTAAAAGGTCACGTTGAAAAATTGTAGCAAAATGTATGGaatctaaataatttatattaagtTTTGGGCCTAGTCGCATGTGAATTGGGAGAGCAGGTATTTGCATGTTGTCATTTCTTGGTCATCATTATCTACACCACCAAATCCACTATCACTATGGACCATTAAttggagctcacattcttttccAGAGTATTGTCTTATGAATCATGATTAGAGGCTAGTAATTATTTTATCATCTATTCCACCATAAGGATActagcgagagagagagaaagaatggTTTGGAAGAAGGGATACTTAGATGTAATCTTGGTCCCAAGTGGATTATTGATCATGTTTGGTTACCATCTTTTCCTTCTCTATAGATGCTTAAGATTTCCTGAGACCACAGCCATTGGCTATGATAACCACTACAGAAAGCTTGGGTTGAGAAAATGTTGCAGGTACCTCTCTTCACTAGAAAATAGCATTCCTCAACTCAACATGATTTACCTTTTTCCACCTCAATAACTTTAGCGGGTACTTGCCGCAGGTTGAAGCTAAGGAAAGAGGTCCATGTCTAAGTGTGATCTCCAGCACCATATCAGCTGCAACTTTCTTTGCTTCAACCTCCCTGGTTTTAAGCTCTCTTATTGGGGCCTGGGTTGAAAGCAGTTCAAATGATTTCTTCAAGAGTATTTTCGTATATGGTGACACAGATCCATACATCATTTCTGTCAAATATGTTAGCCTTCTGTTTTGCTTCTTAGTATCTTATGCTTCTTTTCTCCAATGTATAAGCAGCTTCGTCCATGCAAATTTCCTTATCAGTATGCCAAATAGTGATGTCCCAGTGGAGTATGTGCAGATGGCACTGATACGGGGAAGTGCTTTCTGGTCAGTTGGGTTACGGGCAATTTACTTTGCAGCCACATTACTGCTGTGGATATTTGGTCCAATACCGATGTTTGTTTCTTCAGTGGCTATGGTGGTGATTTTGCACATTCTTGATACAAACTCAACTCCATTGCATCACTTTCAACCGGCCAAGAGTCATAACTTGTTGAGGAAGATAGGTCAGGATATAACTGCAATCTCAAGGGTTGTTGAGCACCAAAAAGGATTGCATGTTGATGCGAGCACTACTACTTCAGGTGCTCAAACATGATCTTCACTTTGATTGATAATTGTGATCGAGTTCACTAGAAACAAGCATGTAGAATATTTGCTTTTCAAGGCTTTAAATTGGCTATACAACTTTAAAGCAGCGGGACTTCAAAAGCGTTTGGGGCTTTTATGTAGTGAATCTCCCCATGGTCTGCAAGTAAAAACGTAGCAGCTACTGTATCTGAATGTAATGCTAGTAAATTTCCTCAATTTGACATTCTGTTGACAAGGTATAATTTAACTATCCTCGCTTAATAGCTTTAAAACCATATAACAACAATAGTAAGCATCTCAGATCAGGAATCTAGAAAGTAAAATTACACTAACAATGTATGAAAACCTCATTTATTCCATGACTACATAATGATTAATGTACTATCAGgatataacatataaatatataaagcaTGTTGTGTGCTGTCATGGAGTTTACGCCATTGAGAAAGTGGCTTGGAACACACAATCCATCTTCTTCGGAGTTCCTCCTAACAGGAGAAACTTGATTTGGAattgcaaataaaaataatgcatATTTATTATGAATCAAAATACCAAAAGCAAAAATTTAAGAAGGGTGTTGGGTTCTTGGCTTCATCCGATGTTTCATTCCCCTTTAGTAAACGATTATTACTCAAAAACAAGATCTAGTGAACTCTAGGTTGCCAATATGATGAATCAGAAAAAGACATGCATAGATTAATTTGTTAGCTGTCTACATTTTTTAGtactttaaaatgaaatttagagTTAATTGCACTTTTTCTGTGCAATTACAATGTCCTCAACGATGCATAATAAACACTTTTACCAGATGCTGCTAGGTTTTCAGTTAAATTTAACAgcaatgtcaatttttttttgaaaaacatatcTATCAGAAATCTgtattttttgttcaatttgacAGAAATCTGACAGTAAAGAACAAAGTGCTTAATATCAACAGCTAAAGGGAGCACAGTTCAATTTTGAAGTTTAGGTAAACACTGCAACTGCACTATAGTTAGGGAGGAGTGCAAattacccaaaaattaaaaaccatatACAAATTACAAACATCCTTCCACATTACATCACCTCTAAGGTAAGGTCAAGGGTGAGAATTCAAAAGATTCAGTTTGAAGAGCCCATTTTGCCATGAAATAAAGAACAGAATTCATTTCCCTGTACAAGCAACAAGACTAATTTTAGCATTCTACACTTCTTTAAATCATCCCTCCTTGATCATCGCCAAAACCAAAAAGAGTTCTGGTGTTCTCTCTCTAAGGGATACCAATAATCATCCATTGCAAACCTAGCTGCGT
This genomic window contains:
- the LOC126694858 gene encoding uncharacterized protein LOC126694858, with product MLQVEAKERGPCLSVISSTISAATFFASTSLVLSSLIGAWVESSSNDFFKSIFVYGDTDPYIISVKYVSLLFCFLVSYASFLQCISSFVHANFLISMPNSDVPVEYVQMALIRGSAFWSVGLRAIYFAATLLLWIFGPIPMFVSSVAMVVILHILDTNSTPLHHFQPAKSHNLLRKIGQDITAISRVVEHQKGLHVDASTTTSGAQT